From the Piliocolobus tephrosceles isolate RC106 chromosome 14, ASM277652v3, whole genome shotgun sequence genome, the window aaaaaaaaaaaaaaaacaaaaaaaaaaagccgggcgctgtggctcacgcctgtaatcccagcactttgggaggccgaggcgggcggatcacaaggtctggagatcgagaccatcctggctaacatggtgaaaccctgtctccactaaatatacaaaaaaattagccgggcacggtggtgggcgcctgtagccctagtcccagctactcggaaggctgaggcaggagaatgttgagaacccgggaggcagagcttgcagtgagccaagatctctgtctccaaaaacaacaacaaaaattagctgggtgtggcggcgcgcgcctgtagttcctatagtcccagctactcaggaggctgaggcaggtgaatcgcttgaacccagcgggcagaggttgtagtgagccgagattgcaccactgtactccagcctggttgacagtgagagactctgtctcaaaaaacaaaaaacccaaaaaaacctaTAAGCATTACAGGTTGCTTGCATCATTCTCCTGAAGATTGAAAATCCCAGGAGAGAGTCTGGTTGCCCAAGCCTAAATCAAATGCCCACCCTCTGGGGTAACAAAAGAACCTATAAGGACCAGGATTTCTTTCGCATCAAGCCTATGTAcaatggagagagaaaaactcCACAAGGAAAACTTTCAATTAGAAAGGGGAAACTGATGTGGTATTAACAAGCTGTCCATTATAATTCACCCTTTAGCTGTTCAGCATTCAAGAAGTTTTTCTCATGTACTTCCAGAAATAATAGTATAATACAGTTAATCTTCATACGTTTCTCACCCCCTCTTCTGAGGGAGACAACCCAGTCTCATTATTTGCTGCATCACAATCTAAGTCCAGGATATATGAGTGATGTACATTTCTGCTTTAGCTTCAGCTTAACTGTTAGATCAAGTCCTAGAAGCTGAGCCTGAGATTTTTGTGCAATTGATTCACTTGGAGAATGCTCTCAGGTAAAGCAGAATGAGGAAAGGAGCACAGGGCAGGGAAAATTGGTCAAACCATGATGCAGTCTTAGCAGTGTCAGCCTGATAACCATGAGTTCCGGAATCTGAACTATACACAAAATTGGTACCAGTTTGAGGCACAaagtatgaataaatgaataaatgatctgACGGCCCATCCCAAGAGAGACCACCTCCACCTAGAATTTATGGTTTGATAGCATTAGTCTTAACTCTCCTGTTTCTTGGGAATTTCAGGGTCTGTCAATTCCTAGATATGCCTTGAGTTTTCTCATAAATTCCCATTCCCACTGATAGCAGAAAAAactggttttccattttttttttttttttgagaccaagttttgctcttgttgcccaggctggagtacagtggtgcgatctcagctcactgcaacctccgcctcccaggttcaagtgattctcttgtctcagcctactgagtagctgggattacaggtgtgtgccaccatgtccagctaatttttttatttttagtagagacggggtttcatgttattggccaggctggtctcgaagttctcacctcatgatctgcctatctaggcctcccaaagtgctgggattacagacgttgaGCCACTGGTCTTCCAGTTGTAAATAGTCTCACTTATGGGAAATAGTTAAAGGTCAACCCCTTATTAGGGCCATTTGTTTTCTCTCCAAGGTCTTTCTTTGCCTCCACTTCTGGGTACAAAGAGAGGTTTAGATGTTATTTTGATTTAGGGTACAGGTGTTTTTCCTGAGAGAAACAGGTCTTTGTCAGCAGCTGATCTCTAGCTGAGGTACAGGTATCTGAATTTTGGCTTCTGCCCTCACCAAAGCTACTACTGAATGACCAAACCTAGTGTAACTGGCACTCAATTCAGTGGTCTATCCTTGACTATCTGGCCTTGGCTCTCACCNNNNNNNNNNACTCAATTCAGTGGTCTATCCTTGACTATCTGGCCTTGGCTCTCACCGGTACTGTAAATCTTTTGCTATTCTGCCATCTCCATCCAGCCACTAGCTGGTCTCTATCTCACAGCTGCTGCTATGCAGGAACCATATCCCTCACCATAATGACCCCATCACAAGCCCCAATGGCTCTCAAGTGATGTCCCTCTTATGACACCTGGGAATCAAAGAAAATTCTGTGGGTGTttgtgtctgtaatctcagatCATCTCTGTGCAAAACATTGTGTATCTGTCTTCTGTGCTTTCTATCCCATGTGGTCATACGAACACTTTGCAGGGTTTCAAATTAGAAGTGAGGCTAGTGCCTTGTTTTTGTGCTTTTGCCATCCTTTTCAACACATCTGGAGCGTCTGCTCTCTCATTAATCATCTCCCACTGGTCTTGCCCCAAGCTGAACTATAGGAAGGTCTCTGGGGACGGCCTGAGCCaggagccaagatagcaccactgcactctagcctgggtgacacagccagaccatcttaaaaaaaaaaaaaaagtacttctcCCTTTTTTGGTTCCCTTTAACATAAAAACTTACTGGACTGAAActgggtctgtcacccaggctgtagtgcagtagcaccatcaaggctcactgcagcctccacttcccaggctcaggcgatactcccacctcaagcctcctacctgggactacaggtgtgtgccaccatacttggctaattttctgcagcaatggggtttcaccatgttgcccaggctgtctcaaactcttggggctcaagccatctgtccaccttggcccccaaaatgttggggttacaagtatgagccactgcatgggGCTGATTAAACTTACTTCGAATTATAGCAATCTGAAGCAATTCATTACCTAATTCACATggaacaaaaaaacttaaaaccaatgaaagggtttttaaaaactttgctgtttggtttcttgattttctttgctATTTAAATGGTATCAGTGATCAGATTTAGTATTTTACATTATATTGCCTCGGTACAATAGAACATAAAGGCAAACAAAATTTGAATTCATTAATAGTAGGGAAAGGTTTTAAATTCTTGACATAACTAGTGCAACTTGGTTTCCATCTGTTGGCATTTTGGTAATTAACTTTCAAAAATTATGCTAAATTTCTGAAACTAAGTCGGCGTTATGTACCAGTACTTCTTACAAAATTGGCTCAATATTCCATTTACTTAAAGAGCTTGTATTATGTTCACTTTTCCCACCCTTTGTGAAAATTCTCCCAACCTGACCCAGTTCTCACCCAAATTTTAAATACCATTTACCAATCAACAGTAGTGGCCTTGCAAAACACCCCTCTCCCTCCCAAAGCTATGTATCTAAGATATCAATGCCAGATATTCAATCCATTAAGTCTTCAGTAGAATGATGTGTTTAAGGTCCGAAATTATTGTAAAACgcacaagtgaaaacattttcagCTAATAGTCCATGTGTTACATAACTCATTTACAGATACCGGATAAAAGCTTTGAAAGCCAGTGTTCTCTCCAAGGATGCTTTCCTTCAGTAGGAGGAACAATTTGATTAAAATGTccttataaatttttctttagggGTAAGGGCTCATTTCACCCTAAGCAACCCCAACTCACACACACTGGGGAAACCATACCACAGGTAGCATTCACTAGTTTTAAGTGATATTCTGACATTTACTTTATGTTCTTCGTTAATCAAAAGAACACTCTATGCCCCTCCCCAAACTAAATGTCACTCAACTCTAATTCCCTTAAAAGGCATTATTCTGTGCCCAACTGATATTCTTTCATTATACACAAGCCTCTTACCTAAATTCAATAATTACATTCCTGACTCCTTTTCTATACAGTTGTTCATGTTCTGAGACAGGACTGCTTGTGCCCgtaagatggaggttgcagtgagccaatatcatgctactgcactcgaGCCCGGGaagaagagcaagactctgtctcaaaataaaaaacagttttcAAGCTTTCTGGTCAGTTGGAGGTTAATAAGCAGTATTTCAGGAATATGAGCTAGGAATCATACTCTACAGTTATTTTACATTGTCTCTGATATTCTCAAACATCAAACGAAAGCTATTTTAGAGAAAGGAACAAAGTAACTCATTCAAAATTTCTCATAGGTAATGAAGGAAAGCTCTgactataaggaaaaaaaaacaaaaaacaaaaaaaacctgatgACTAGGCTCTCATTTTGCTAAATTACCACTTTAATAAATTATGAGCCCAACTACCGAACTTTGCATCTACCACCCCTGCCAGCTTTCACTTAGGAATGCTAGAAAAACActtcacacacaaatatatatatatatataagattacTGTATTTCCTTTTAAGAGGAACGTTTCAACAAATTTTACAGGTGTCAATCAACCCTTGTTCAAATTGGGCACACATCAAATCTAGCATCAtgggtgttttatttatttggaagtgAATTTTAACTATCAATACAAATGCCAAGATACTACACAAAACATCCACAggaacttttttcatcttttttttttttgaattgtacACAAACATTTCCTACATAATCCAACATACAACAGAGAAATggtacatctttttctttcaatttgcATACAATGGAaaaacaagtatatatatattttacaaagtttaacTAATAAGACACTAGAGCAAGTTGACAGTTTAAGTCTATAGGTGAGAaattatctaataaaaataatcaattttttcAGCATTAGTCACTTCCATAACCAAGTGTTATTCTGATTAATAAAACTTGCTGCCAATCAGAATTCTGGTATATACTAATACCAGTACTGCTCCCCACCTTAGTTCTTCACAACTACTAACATAGAAAATGTTGAAAAGTAGGGGCAAgcatttgcaaaaacaaaaaatccccagCTTATTATAAGCATGAATATGTATGATGGAATTTCTTCCCAGCAATAGACTTCCAAACCATCAAGAAATCACCAGAACTAAGTTTGCCAAGTTATTTTGCCTATGTCCAACAAGAGATGCACTTATATGTCCAACAGAGGAGCTGAAAATCAAACTTAGTGTTTAGTTTGGGGGTGGGTTGGGAAATTCAGCCACCATTTTAAAatgactgtcttaaaaaaaaaatgaccaccAAAAATAGgttcactaaatttattttaaaaatcataaaacgtTTCTTACAAAAGAGCATTACATTCTGCACACTGCTCTGAACAGATGCCAGGGACATGTGGACTATTGTTACTTTTCCTCCCTGTCCCACCCCCCAAATGTTACAGTGACCACAAAGCAAGGTGTTCACAATTACATGGggggaatttttttaaaccaccaacaataacaaaaaataaaatccactcaCTCTGCTGCTGTTTCAAAATTTCAATGTTAGTTTTTGCACGCCCTTCCCCCCCCCAACCCTGTTTGTAAGGAACTAAAACATTACATCTGGTGAACAGCAAAGATTTCACTACACCTCAAATGCAGAACACCTATGAAGCAGAGGAATGTTGGCTTTTTAAACAGaagcagataaaaaaaaaaagatgcaggacTCCTTCAGTTCTTCACTAGTCTTAGAAAAACTTTCCAGAATACTGCTTCacactataaaaaagaaaaaatatcttgcATTAGAATCCTTCAACATCTGCATACTGCTTCAcactataaaagaaaagaaaaaaaagtgcgaATTAGAATTTTTGCTCGTAACATCTTAATCAACATCAAGACAATTTCAATGCTAAATTAAAATGATCAACATGTCCATTATAATTAGAAGAGTTCAAAAACCGTAAGCAATTACAATTAAAGCAATGTTAAATGTCAAGAAAAACGATGAGCAGTAAATCAGACATTAGTAGAACAGAATTAAGAAACCGGAATTGAAAGTTGTTAATATTTGgtagaaaagacaaagaatgctAGTAAGGTGTGAAATGCTGCATTTTACAGCACCAATCATTTGTCCTGTAGAGGCATGGCCTGTGCCATATGGCAGACTGTGATTTGTTGTCGATTTAGTtatctaaaaacaacaaaatcactaGTCTTCCACACAGAACTAGGCCAACATCCAATGaatcttctatattttctacagGCTCTGTACAATTTTGTAACAAGTGGTTTTGGCAGCAGTTTTCACCAGAGAAATGAGAAGTTTGCTTGGTTAAGGCTTCTTCCAGCAAGATTAGTATTGAATGTCTTCGTTTTTAgtaagaaagcagaagaaaatcaaGGCAAACTATTAGAATGTTTAGAAGTTAGGTCCCCAAAAGGTTGAGACACCATggcttctaaaagaaaaaaatcaattgagaAGAAAAGCTCTTTAAAGGTTTTAGTATGTATAAGCTAACACAAAGCTAAACTTAAACTGACCTGTTCTGCAGCAAATACTGTGCATTCTGTATCTGGTCCTGTGTTCCTGTAATGGTAATGATCCGATCTTCGGATCCTTCTAAAGGCTCATCAATTTTGATCGAAGCTCCCGACTCATGACGGATTTGTTTAATCCGCTGACCACCTTTGCCAATAATAGATCCAGCCaactgaaaagattttttaaaagtatgtgtttACGATATACTTTTACCATTTACTAACCGTATTTTCAAGGAGCATGAAGtgtattaattttattcattcagaCTCTTGGTTAACTATCTAATGCTCCCTAAACCTGTCAAAGTTTGAGTTACAATGTATTTATGTCACACTTACTAATGTTACCCTTAATTAGCTAATTAAGGGCTCAAAACCCTCTTAACTGTTTTTATTAACAGCACTGATCACTTGACAAGGCTCAAACAGCAGAAAACCCAGCTCACTAAAGCCTATGAACATAACCTCATTcctaaatgtgtatttttgttaaaaccttctgaattaaaaaataaacaggaaggaGGAATAATCATAAAAGTGATAAAATGTTCCTCATAGTATTAAAGATACTTACATCTTTGGGAATAGTTACTTGTGTAGTAATAATAGGTCCACCAAGATCACCATATGAGCCACGACCCCCTGCATAGgaataatctgatttaaataaTGAGCAAtaagttcatttaaaaagtatgaaattaATGTTTGATTTCACAAAGGAGAAAACTTACCATATCCGGAGCCAccctaaaaacaaagaaaaaaatagaaaattactttGTCGTTGTAATTACTacctgtacttttaaaaaaaattcattcaataaaaatggagtcttgctatgttgcccaggctggtctcaaactcttgggatgaagtgatcctcctgcctcagactctttTGTAGTTGGGGCTTAAgtgagcaccactgcacccagcttcacTATTCAAGTATTTTAATACTCATAAAATCCCTCTATTCAGGAAACCAAAGTCATCCCATATCCTATTTTCAGTAAGTATCCTCTGGGGAATAAAAAACTTACTGGAGAGCAGGTAAACATCTTAAATTATCACTGACATACAAACGAACAACCATGATACTCAACCTGTGGTTCATAAGCCATCTGCCATTCCGATGGGCTCCATGTATCTATTGCAGAGTCCCAAGTTTCATCAGCACTGAAACCAACCTGTTAGcgataaaaaatattaacatgaaCCCGcattgtattttgttatagagCTGTTTTTATATGCCTAATTTGCATGTTACATTAAAACAAGAGGGTACATATATAGGCAGCAATTATGTAATTGAGGGGAACAAAGCTCAGTAAAATCGTAATCCTCCAGCAGCAAGTAACAGAAGTAATGATTTAACTGGTAATTCAAACAAAATTTACTTGTAAGAAAAGCTTTTTAATTACTATAACCTTCAACAAAATGTGAACTATATTGTTACAACCCTCACATACACAGAACACTGGTAATAAACCAAAGTTCTTACCATGCCGTCATAACGGTCTCCAGGTCTCCCTCTTCTGTCATAGGCCATGAGGTCTCTGCAAGCATAGTACTTGTTGTAATCTAAACTTGTTTACATGCCACACATATCAAATCAGTCTACCTTGTGTACCACTAAGCGCAGCCTCTTGTAGGTTAGTAATTCAtagatgaaaaaaacaaaaacttacccCCCtctaggtggtggtggtggaggaagaggaagattcCGAGCTCTGCTACCACCCCGGCCGCCTCGTCCAGGAGGAGGGGGAGGCGGTCCTCGACGAGGGCTCATATCATCATAATCTCTTCTAGATGGAGGCATGGGACGCCCACCCCGACCAGGAGGCATTCTGTCAAAACCACCTCTTCCCCGCATTGGAAATCCCACTGGGCGTCCACGGCGGTCATCAAACATCATTGTAAAACCACCATAATCATAGGTTTCATCGTAAAAATTTGGATCATAAGGCTGTGCACGTCCTTTGATGGGAGACTAAAAACAGAGATAGAACAAACTTACAGACTGAAGAAAAAGAGCCCCGCTTCATACCAACCCTTCTatcatcaacaaaatacaagTCATTCCCCCATCAGGAGGTACTAGAGGCAGAAACAGGAATTACGTCAACACTAACAGTAGCAAAGTAAAGATTCCCAAGAAATCCAATACTTTTGGCAAGTGCTAAACGTAAGTGAGTTCTATTGCTTGTGCAGGGAGAAGTAACAGCTTGCTCTTACACTTAGACTGTAAGAAACCACAAAGCCCTCCCATTTTACACATAACAAACTACAATGCACATTTCACAAGGGCTGAAGAGATCAGTATCTTGGCAAGCCTGTAATCCATACTGAGGCACCCGATAGGAAGCCCTGCAGCCCTGCAGCATAGTTACAAAGACACAAGCAACACTATAGGAAATTCATTCGAAGGATCAAAAGCTATAGAAATACCACCAACAAATTACCACTCTCcactttttcaaaaacatttttaaattaaagtgatGGCTGAAGCCAGGTGATAGAAAATTTGCTAGGGAAAGGGCAAATAAAGACTATTACACTAAATGATCGAAGCTACTTTTGCAGGTTATCACCACTTTGTTTCATAAAACCAAATGTAAAGAAACGTGTTCAGAAGTACCTCAGATATAAGATCAAGGATGATCTTTATGCATTCTACAACCCTATCGGGTTTTCCTCCAATAAGAACAACTCTGTCAGTGGAATGAGGACAGCATTCCTGGAAAAGCTTGATGGTGGTTTGAGTGTTCTGTAGTTAAGatcataaaaaaaataattagaagaaaattagCTTTCCTAGGTTCAGTGAATATTGCATTTGAATTCAACAATTATCCCCCATAATATAAAAACCTTATTAATTATCGCACGACTTTGCAATAGTATAAAAATTTTGACAAAGTAATAGTAATGCCAGAcattttttgtcatttgtgaTAAGCAATCTGCGGAGGGAACTCAGAAGGGAAGTGAGAGAAGCTCAAAGAAACAAGTCTATATAAAAATTTACTTTCCAGCAAGGAAtatggcagaattttttttttttttacctctcgAAGTTCTTTGATTTTAGCACCTTTGACACCAATAATTCCTCCTGCTAGACTCTGATGAATCAACAGCCTCAACTCGCAGTCAAAGTCACTTCCTTTATAGTGTTGGTACTGTGGAGGGAGAGTTATAAAATTTTAGTCTCAAATCAACAATTCCCCAATACACACTTATCTGCTATAAGCATAACAATAATATACTGTTGCAGTGAGCAACCtgaatttatatttcaataactTTACCAGTTATGTGCTTATTATCCTCAATAGCCAGGCCCAAAAAGGACATTCTGCACCAccttaaaaaactattttattttcaggtCCTGCAACACCATACCCACACTGCAGCCATTTAGCATGTCGCTGTTAccacaaaattattattaacattcAAATAACACCATAATAAAAATGACTGCAAAGCACTTTGCAAATGTAGTTAATTCCCACTGCAGCATGGAGCAGGGTCAACAGTGAGTTGTAAGACCATTCATTTATCATGTTTTTAAGCCTTTTTCTATAGAGATGGGAAAAGCACactatgttaaaaatataatcGATCCTATGGGCCAGGCTCCATACTTCAGTGGGGTTCAATGGCACTATGACATACATTTAAGCATTCCACAGCATCAGATTCGAGCGGGAGCTGGCTGGTTGCAGTGGGTGATGGCAACTGCAGGCcctgaaagtagaaaaataagagtaataGGTTAAGTGTCTAGCGTGATCAGGCTATTGTCGCATATATTGGTAAAGCTACTACAACATATTTTAAACCTGTATTATtaaatgagaaactgctttactCAACATTAAGatgatataaaacataaaatacttttctCTATATACCTAAGTGAATTACGTAGTCGTAAAATCCCAAATCTAAATAATTCTCCTTTTCAACATATTCCCACAAATActctaaaaaatttattttctaaaactaaaGCCCATAAAATACATACTAAACCCATGAAAGCACATGACCACAGATAAGTTCACATTTACTCCAGGAGTGGtcagcctgttttttgttttttttttttttaaaaattatgtatgtacAAAATTATGTAGCACATTAACATACTGCTGCAAACTGTTATATCCATTGTCTCTCCACCTCCCCCATCATACCCCAATACAATACACTTTAAACATTCCCCCCCCATattgtcaaatatatttaaaaaaaataatgagccTACCTCTTCCAAGGTAGGGATGATTTTCTTCAGAATTTCTCCAATTGTTTCAATATCAGCACTGATACTCAATATGCTGTCAAACACCACAAATACCAGATAATACAAAAAAGgcggaaaagaaaaatgagttttgTGTTTGTCACCAAGTCATACAAACTTTTACAGAGATGTAACATACAATTATTTAATATTCCCCATTTAAAGTAGCCTATTTATAGATTTCTCACATGCATTTTGTTTTATACCCAATACAGACATGATAACAATATTAGGAGACttgcagagagacagagagaacggGCTTTTGGAAGGGCTCAGATTAAGTGGGCAATAAACTGACCAGAACTGAAGCAGAGTTGAATATTTATGTTCCCCGCCACCACTAAGTTAAGGATACCCTCGCTGTTACATTGGTAAAACTGGCACACCTTCTCTTAGGCAAAGTGGGGGAATATGCGAGTGGTGAACATTGTATCTGGAGTAAGGTTATGAATACCAGTTAGAAATTAGATCACTAATGGGCTctgcaagaaaacaaatacaaatgcaaGACAAAACAAAGACAACACAAATGAGAAGTGAAGGAAAGTGAACCAGAGTTAGCATTTCATCAGAAAAAATTATGAACAGGCAATGTTGGGAAGCAAGGTGGGCCACAAAGACAGAGCGAGAGACTATTTTGGTAACAATTTGATTTACAATGCGGCAAATATGCAACACTTGAAGCTGTGCTCCTTCCATCGAAATAAAATTAGTGGATCGTTTGGGTGGGCAACTCACGGTAAAAGTTCAGTGACAAAAAGACTTAATGGGGAAAATAAGACAGAAACTTGAAAAACAATACACCGTCTAAAGGGGAtactatttaattatataaaaggcaggtaataaaatacatttctctctttctaatCAGGCAGTGAGGCATAAACTGTTGGGACATACCGCTCGGGGCCACTGCTGTCTGGGACTGAAA encodes:
- the HNRNPK gene encoding heterogeneous nuclear ribonucleoprotein K isoform X2 — protein: METEQPEETFPNTETNGEFGKRPAEDMEEEQAFKRSRNTDEMVELRILLQSKNAGAVIGKGGKNIKALRTDYNASVSVPDSSGPERILSISADIETIGEILKKIIPTLEEGLQLPSPTATSQLPLESDAVECLNYQHYKGSDFDCELRLLIHQSLAGGIIGVKGAKIKELRENTQTTIKLFQECCPHSTDRVVLIGGKPDRVVECIKIILDLISESPIKGRAQPYDPNFYDETYDYGGFTMMFDDRRGRPVGFPMRGRGGFDRMPPGRGGRPMPPSRRDYDDMSPRRGPPPPPPGRGGRGGSRARNLPLPPPPPPRGGDLMAYDRRGRPGDRYDGMVGFSADETWDSAIDTWSPSEWQMAYEPQGGSGYDYSYAGGRGSYGDLGGPIITTQVTIPKDLAGSIIGKGGQRIKQIRHESGASIKIDEPLEGSEDRIITITGTQDQIQNAQYLLQNSVKQYSGKFF
- the HNRNPK gene encoding heterogeneous nuclear ribonucleoprotein K isoform X4, which translates into the protein METEQPEETFPNTETNGEFGKRPAEDMEEEQAFKRSRNTDEMVELRILLQSKNAGAVIGKGGKNIKALRTDYNASVSVPDSSGPERILSISADIETIGEILKKIIPTLEEYQHYKGSDFDCELRLLIHQSLAGGIIGVKGAKIKELRENTQTTIKLFQECCPHSTDRVVLIGGKPDRVVECIKIILDLISESPIKGRAQPYDPNFYDETYDYGGFTMMFDDRRGRPVGFPMRGRGGFDRMPPGRGGRPMPPSRRDYDDMSPRRGPPPPPPGRGGRGGSRARNLPLPPPPPPRGGDLMAYDRRGRPGDRYDGMVGFSADETWDSAIDTWSPSEWQMAYEPQGGSGYDYSYAGGRGSYGDLGGPIITTQVTIPKDLAGSIIGKGGQRIKQIRHESGASIKIDEPLEGSEDRIITITGTQDQIQNAQYLLQNSVKQYSGKFF
- the HNRNPK gene encoding heterogeneous nuclear ribonucleoprotein K isoform X1, whose protein sequence is METEQPEETFPNTETNGEFGKRPAEDMEEEQAFKRSRNTDEMVELRILLQSKNAGAVIGKGGKNIKALRTDYNASVSVPDSSGPERILSISADIETIGEILKKIIPTLEEGLQLPSPTATSQLPLESDAVECLNYQHYKGSDFDCELRLLIHQSLAGGIIGVKGAKIKELRENTQTTIKLFQECCPHSTDRVVLIGGKPDRVVECIKIILDLISESPIKGRAQPYDPNFYDETYDYGGFTMMFDDRRGRPVGFPMRGRGGFDRMPPGRGGRPMPPSRRDYDDMSPRRGPPPPPPGRGGRGGSRARNLPLPPPPPPRGGDLMAYDRRGRPGDRYDGMVGFSADETWDSAIDTWSPSEWQMAYEPQGGSGYDYSYAGGRGSYGDLGGPIITTQVTIPKDLAGSIIGKGGQRIKQIRHESGASIKIDEPLEGSEDRIITITGTQDQIQNAQYLLQNSVKQYADVEGF
- the HNRNPK gene encoding heterogeneous nuclear ribonucleoprotein K isoform X3, which codes for METEQPEETFPNTETNGEFGKRPAEDMEEEQAFKRSRNTDEMVELRILLQSKNAGAVIGKGGKNIKALRTDYNASVSVPDSSGPERILSISADIETIGEILKKIIPTLEEYQHYKGSDFDCELRLLIHQSLAGGIIGVKGAKIKELRENTQTTIKLFQECCPHSTDRVVLIGGKPDRVVECIKIILDLISESPIKGRAQPYDPNFYDETYDYGGFTMMFDDRRGRPVGFPMRGRGGFDRMPPGRGGRPMPPSRRDYDDMSPRRGPPPPPPGRGGRGGSRARNLPLPPPPPPRGGDLMAYDRRGRPGDRYDGMVGFSADETWDSAIDTWSPSEWQMAYEPQGGSGYDYSYAGGRGSYGDLGGPIITTQVTIPKDLAGSIIGKGGQRIKQIRHESGASIKIDEPLEGSEDRIITITGTQDQIQNAQYLLQNSVKQYADVEGF